In the Gossypium arboreum isolate Shixiya-1 chromosome 10, ASM2569848v2, whole genome shotgun sequence genome, one interval contains:
- the LOC108473736 gene encoding uncharacterized protein LOC108473736 — MESQKEMMSQLSELLMGRMDKGKGPMDNVWENNENPQYPPGFTPTHVLMQPKISLHRPSIKILPQQLQKKKKARIESQKQLEERCKWLEEKLRTMESVDSHHGIDAKDLSLVPDLVLHLKFKMPEFEKYNRTSYPKAQITMFYRRIMRYVNNDQLLIHCFQDSLVGAVSKWYNQLSRAKINSWTNLAQAFMKQYNHVKDMTHDRITLQNMEKKPNESFRQYAQKWKEVAIQVQPPLLEKETTMLFINTLKAPFITHMLGNATKSFSDIVMTGEMIENAIRSGKIEVGESTKRSAPRKIDNEVNNTSTFSKG; from the exons ATGGAATCCCAAAAAGAGATGATGAGTCAGTTGTCTGAATTGCTGATGGGAAGAATGGATAAAGGAAAGGGCCCCATGGATAATGTTTGGGAAAATAATGAAAACCCTCAATATCCTCCTGGCTTCACTCCGACACATGTACTGATGCAGCCTAAGATTAGTCTGCATAGACCATCTATTAAAATCTTGCCTCAGCAG TTGCAGAAGAAAAAGAAGGCAAGGATAGAATCACAAAAACAATTGGAAGAACGGTGTAAATGGCTGGAGGAAAAATTAAGAACTATGGAAAGTGTCGATAGTCATCACGGGATTGATGCTAAGGACctaagtttggtcccagacttggtccTTCACCTCAAGTTTAAAATGCctgaatttgagaagtacaatagAACAAGCTACCCTAAAGCTCAAATCACTATGTTTTACAGGCGAATAATGAGATACGTCAACAATGACCAGCTACTAATTCACTGTTTCCAGGACAGTCTGGTTGGGGCGGTATCTAAATGGTATAACCAATTAAGCCGTGCTAAGATTAACTCATGGACAAACCTAGCTCAAGCTTTTATGAAACAATATAATCATGTGAAGGACATGACCCACGACAGAATCACTCtccagaatatggagaagaaaccaaatgAAAGTTTCAGACAGTATGCGCAAAAATGGAAAGAAGTTGCTATACAAGTTCAGCCGCCGCTTTTAGAAAAGGAAACCACAATGCtctttatcaacactttgaaggcCCCTTTTATTACTCATATGTTGGGGAATGCCACCAaaagcttctcagacatagtGATGACGGGTGAAATGATTGAAAATGCTATAAGGAGTGGCAAAATCGAAGTAGGGGAAAGTACCAAAAGGTCGGCCCCGAGGAAAATAGATAATGAAGTGAACAACACGAGCACATTCAGTAAGGGTTAG